One Desulfomicrobium apsheronum genomic region harbors:
- a CDS encoding M48 family metalloprotease, with protein MSSVFDDRAYRGTLTRRDFIRLSALAAVSTAVAGCAANPVTGQSQFMLMGEGEEVQIDRVNAPHQFSADYGVSQDAALSGYVSGVGARLARVTHRSHMPYKFNVVNATYVNAYAFPGGSIAITRGILAELDSEAELAGLIGHELGHVNARHTAARMSKSKILGALVGGASLIAGSASQSLGNLAGTVGGLGASLFLAKYSREDERQADDLGMEYMVGAGYSPQGMVGLMDVLRSMGRSQPSAIEAMFSSHPMSTERYDTAVARSRTRFGSSQNLPVYRERYMDSTARLRKLAPMFKRFQEGDKAMGAKEYAVAQGLYAEGLKFSPDDYAGLVMMSKCLIAQKKGKAAADYAARARRVYPTEAQAHHMHGVASILNKDYASALTDFSSYERVLPGNPTTIFMKGFSNEGMKNKQDAAREYHRYLKVVTQGEMAQHAYSRLKTWGYL; from the coding sequence ATGAGCTCTGTTTTTGACGATCGTGCCTATCGCGGCACCCTGACCCGCCGGGACTTCATCAGGCTTTCCGCCCTGGCCGCCGTGTCCACGGCCGTGGCGGGCTGCGCGGCCAATCCCGTGACCGGCCAAAGCCAGTTCATGCTCATGGGGGAAGGCGAGGAAGTCCAGATCGACAGGGTCAACGCGCCTCATCAGTTTTCAGCCGACTACGGCGTGAGCCAGGACGCGGCCCTGAGCGGCTACGTCAGCGGCGTGGGCGCCCGTCTGGCCAGGGTCACGCATCGCTCGCACATGCCTTACAAGTTCAATGTAGTGAACGCGACCTACGTGAACGCCTACGCCTTTCCCGGAGGGAGCATTGCCATTACGCGCGGCATCCTGGCCGAGCTGGACAGCGAGGCGGAACTGGCCGGCCTGATCGGTCATGAGCTGGGGCACGTCAACGCCAGGCACACGGCGGCGCGCATGTCCAAGAGCAAGATTCTTGGAGCGCTGGTCGGCGGCGCCTCGCTCATCGCGGGTTCGGCCAGTCAGAGTCTTGGCAACCTGGCCGGGACCGTGGGCGGCCTCGGCGCAAGTCTTTTCCTGGCCAAGTACAGCCGCGAGGATGAGCGCCAGGCCGATGATCTGGGCATGGAGTACATGGTCGGGGCCGGATACTCCCCCCAAGGCATGGTCGGGCTCATGGATGTGTTGCGTTCCATGGGCAGGAGCCAGCCCAGCGCCATCGAAGCCATGTTCTCCTCGCACCCCATGAGCACCGAGCGCTACGACACCGCCGTGGCCCGTTCGCGCACCCGTTTCGGGAGCAGCCAGAACCTTCCGGTTTACAGGGAACGCTATATGGATTCCACGGCCCGGCTGCGCAAGCTCGCACCCATGTTCAAGCGTTTTCAGGAAGGGGACAAGGCCATGGGCGCCAAGGAATACGCGGTCGCTCAAGGCCTGTACGCCGAAGGTCTCAAGTTTTCTCCAGACGACTATGCAGGGCTGGTCATGATGTCCAAGTGCCTGATTGCCCAAAAAAAGGGGAAAGCGGCGGCGGATTACGCGGCCAGGGCGAGACGGGTCTATCCCACCGAAGCCCAGGCCCATCACATGCACGGCGTGGCCTCCATCCTGAACAAGGATTACGCAAGCGCCCTGACGGATTTTTCATCCTATGAGCGGGTTCTGCCCGGCAACCCGACGACGATCTTCATGAAGGGTTTTTCCAATGAGGGCATGAAAAACAAACAAGATGCGGCCCGGGAATACCACCGCTACCTCAAGGTCGTGACCCAGGGCGAAATGGCCCAGCACGCTTATTCCAGGCTCAAGACCTGGGGATATCTGTAA
- a CDS encoding YifB family Mg chelatase-like AAA ATPase: MIAKVSTAALLGIDGFSIELEVDLARSGMPAFIMVGLAEGAVREAKERVFSALKNSGFKLPPSRITVNIAPADIRKEGSGYDLPLALGLLAGAEVIPGEKLSGLYLAGELSLSGELKPVPGALPLALRAREAGARGMIVPEANGREAAVVQGLPVYGCRSLAQVVRFVLGEEDIAPLVCDVAGLWGEQEQFRRDFSEVKGQERAKRAIEIACAGSHNMLFIGPPGSGKTMLSSRIPTVLPPLGFDEALEVTKVYSVAGKLPPDQPLVVTRPFRSPHHTISDAGLIGGGQYPRPGELSLAHRGVLFLDELPEFKKHVLEVLRQPLEEGRVTISRAAVSLEYPGDVMLVAAMNPCPCGYLGDEKHHCSCTPIQIQRYRSRLSGPLLDRIDLHVEVPAVPYRDLKQEQGSISSAVMQERINAARKVQRERYEGLHFSSNSELTGKWLERFCPLTESEHVFLEGAVQRLGMSARAFVRVLRISRTIADLAGDRDLSTIHLAEAINYRGLDRQSRE; this comes from the coding sequence ATGATCGCCAAGGTCTCCACCGCCGCCTTGCTGGGAATCGACGGATTCTCCATCGAGCTTGAGGTGGACCTGGCGCGTTCGGGCATGCCCGCCTTCATCATGGTCGGGCTGGCCGAGGGCGCGGTGCGCGAGGCCAAGGAGCGCGTTTTTTCGGCGCTCAAGAATTCGGGCTTCAAGCTGCCGCCTAGCCGCATCACGGTGAACATCGCCCCGGCTGACATCCGCAAGGAGGGCTCGGGCTACGACCTCCCCCTGGCCCTTGGCCTTTTGGCCGGGGCCGAAGTCATCCCCGGGGAAAAGCTCTCCGGCCTCTATCTGGCCGGGGAGCTTTCACTTTCCGGGGAACTCAAACCCGTGCCGGGCGCCTTGCCTCTGGCACTCCGGGCCCGCGAAGCCGGTGCCCGGGGCATGATCGTGCCCGAGGCCAATGGCAGGGAGGCGGCCGTGGTGCAGGGCTTGCCGGTGTACGGATGCAGAAGTCTGGCCCAGGTTGTGCGTTTCGTGCTCGGCGAAGAGGATATCGCACCCCTGGTCTGCGACGTTGCCGGTCTGTGGGGTGAGCAGGAACAGTTCCGGCGGGACTTCTCGGAGGTCAAGGGCCAGGAGCGGGCCAAGCGGGCCATAGAGATCGCCTGTGCAGGCTCGCACAACATGCTTTTCATCGGTCCTCCGGGTAGCGGCAAGACCATGCTCTCAAGCCGCATCCCGACTGTCCTGCCGCCGCTCGGTTTCGACGAGGCCCTGGAAGTCACCAAGGTCTATTCCGTGGCCGGGAAGCTGCCGCCGGATCAGCCGTTGGTGGTGACCCGCCCTTTCAGATCTCCGCATCACACCATTTCCGACGCCGGCCTCATCGGCGGCGGGCAATATCCGCGTCCCGGAGAGCTATCCCTGGCCCACCGGGGCGTGCTTTTTCTGGACGAACTCCCCGAATTCAAGAAGCATGTCCTTGAAGTCCTGCGCCAGCCCCTGGAAGAGGGCCGCGTGACCATCTCACGCGCCGCCGTCTCGCTTGAATACCCCGGCGACGTCATGCTCGTGGCGGCCATGAACCCTTGCCCGTGCGGCTATCTGGGCGATGAGAAGCATCACTGCTCCTGCACGCCCATACAGATCCAGCGCTACCGTTCCCGTCTCTCGGGTCCGCTCTTGGATCGCATCGATCTGCACGTCGAGGTCCCGGCCGTTCCATACCGTGACCTGAAGCAGGAGCAGGGCAGCATCAGCTCCGCTGTCATGCAGGAGCGCATCAACGCCGCCCGCAAGGTCCAGCGGGAACGTTACGAGGGTTTGCACTTCTCCTCGAATTCAGAGCTTACGGGCAAATGGTTGGAGCGGTTTTGCCCTCTGACCGAGAGCGAGCATGTCTTTCTGGAAGGCGCGGTGCAGCGCCTGGGCATGTCGGCACGGGCCTTTGTGCGCGTGCTGCGCATTTCCCGCACCATCGCCGATCTGGCCGGAGACCGGGATCTTTCGACCATACATCTGGCCGAAGCCATCAATTACAGGGGTTTGGACCGTCAGAGCCGGGAATGA
- a CDS encoding cereblon family protein, whose translation MLAMDVPARFRESDFPAQSPVLADFDSPELDESGRGALLCRTCGQPVTRIRDRISVGGKHVHALFNPAGILFEVGCFAAAPGCRFEGDFTHEFSWFAGYAWRYAMCRRCAVHLGWEYRGAGDGFTGLIMAELRESGS comes from the coding sequence ATGCTCGCAATGGATGTTCCCGCACGTTTTCGGGAAAGCGATTTCCCCGCCCAATCCCCGGTTTTGGCGGATTTTGACAGCCCCGAGCTGGACGAGTCCGGTCGCGGGGCTCTGCTTTGCCGCACCTGCGGCCAGCCCGTGACCCGGATTCGGGACCGGATTTCAGTGGGCGGCAAGCATGTGCATGCCCTGTTCAATCCTGCCGGCATCCTCTTTGAAGTCGGCTGCTTCGCCGCTGCGCCGGGATGCCGCTTTGAAGGTGATTTCACGCATGAGTTCAGCTGGTTCGCGGGTTATGCGTGGCGTTATGCCATGTGCCGCCGGTGCGCCGTCCACCTCGGCTGGGAATATCGCGGGGCGGGGGACGGGTTTACGGGCCTGATCATGGCCGAACTGCGCGAGTCAGGTTCATGA
- a CDS encoding tRNA(5-methylaminomethyl-2-thiouridylate) methyltransferase, with product MNTFDALSLFSGGLDSILASKLMQSLGHKVLGLHFVSPFFGKPEQVPEWEREYGIPITTIDVGQEFVDLMAAFPPHGFGKVLNPCVDCKILMLRRAKKLLPVYGASYIISGEVLGQRPMSQRADTLNIIRNDADVREVLLRPLSAGLLPVTPMEESGLIDRAKLRSLVGRGRKGQYALAKELGVTKIPTQAGGCRLGERESARRYWPIMRTFPKPLAPYFDLANVGRQLWRREADTVTGHWMVMGRDHRDNQKLLKLVSPEQYVLELKSFPGPSAVGVPIPGLNWTDEILAEAAACLASFSPKARMHEDAVEVSIERHGEERIISVRPDRPHGFEDNLTWPQTRAQQKIWERTLDEI from the coding sequence ATGAACACCTTTGACGCGCTTTCCCTTTTCTCCGGCGGCCTGGACAGCATCCTGGCCAGCAAGCTGATGCAAAGCCTCGGACACAAGGTCCTGGGGCTGCATTTCGTCAGTCCTTTTTTCGGCAAGCCGGAGCAGGTGCCCGAATGGGAACGGGAATACGGCATCCCCATCACGACCATCGACGTGGGTCAGGAATTCGTGGACCTCATGGCCGCCTTCCCTCCCCACGGCTTCGGCAAGGTCCTGAACCCCTGTGTGGATTGCAAGATCCTCATGCTGCGCCGGGCCAAAAAGCTGCTGCCGGTCTATGGAGCATCATACATAATTTCCGGCGAGGTTCTCGGGCAGCGTCCCATGTCGCAACGCGCAGACACCCTGAACATCATCCGCAACGACGCCGATGTCCGCGAAGTGCTGCTGCGCCCTCTAAGCGCGGGACTGCTTCCCGTCACGCCCATGGAGGAATCAGGGCTGATCGATCGCGCCAAGCTGCGCTCCCTGGTCGGCCGCGGACGCAAAGGACAATACGCCCTGGCCAAGGAGCTGGGCGTGACCAAAATTCCGACCCAGGCTGGCGGATGCCGCCTCGGAGAACGGGAATCGGCCCGGCGCTACTGGCCCATCATGCGAACATTCCCCAAACCCCTTGCCCCATATTTCGATCTGGCCAACGTCGGCCGACAGCTCTGGCGCAGGGAGGCCGACACGGTCACCGGCCACTGGATGGTCATGGGCCGGGATCACAGGGACAACCAGAAACTCCTGAAACTGGTCAGCCCCGAACAGTACGTCCTCGAACTCAAAAGCTTCCCCGGGCCCAGCGCCGTCGGCGTCCCGATTCCCGGGCTGAACTGGACCGATGAGATCCTGGCCGAAGCGGCGGCCTGCCTGGCATCCTTTTCCCCAAAGGCCAGAATGCACGAGGATGCCGTGGAAGTTTCCATCGAGCGCCATGGCGAGGAACGCATCATTTCAGTCCGTCCCGACAGGCCCCACGGCTTCGAGGACAATCTGACCTGGCCCCAGACCCGGGCGCAGCAGAAGATTTGGGAGCGAACACTGGACGAAATCTGA
- a CDS encoding mechanosensitive ion channel domain-containing protein, which produces MKTKMLVLTLLIASFLCSGTLGRAEGEPPVSESVTVLSSFFQTKAKEIDGLQREVDQLQQELDRQEAGFKTALETARARLQTIEVMARMVKTNPYDMRVTLAEATYLQLTLAKESQPLEALVKEVQTKAITVDTLQEDLDRKWATGLDKAVRDDVQAMRRNVTAVDRKVTDLQDRLEKLQAQMAEIQARADEWVSNFQNQLPLIWKAEFLDAKEFSLLPATGADVRKDLEDWFSNLKILFVSQYSIVSQERGDWIGMLVLFWLPFVFVGFAAYRFLERVFQNAYAGGRLTSAFGILCLSLALSLLAAFLAGQVKQTSLLLAATHVLMLMGVQALAWVFRNVRGRLEKKSLQPLLPLVFLSISVAVLDLLRLPQWMEHLTWVGLVVLSSLFFGMIQPALRYERLIRRVHPYAMAILVAMAVLGWGNLAVLASTLWGVLALAVQLGIGASSVVRVVFENLDKSGFKALVADLAVTFLTLLVWLVVVLGIMAWISINLGTNVVYEKLSTLELNWGDFSFNFLRLGVVLLLFQVVRSLALAWKTVLDSENLRWKNIDHGAAASLQRIGIYCLWLLFGLVSVNLLGISLTNFAVIAGGLSVGIGFGMQTIISNFISGLILLFDRAIQPGDIIEVNGIWAKVMSVNIRNTEVQTFENAKIFLPNSTLIANQVTNWTHRNDVKIRRDVLVGVAYGSDVQLVKKILVETAGEHPAVLASPEPWVIFNDFGASSLDFILRFWVRHVDFGLSACSEIRETIEAKFREHRVEIPFPQMDVHMRPGDGTIEVKSKA; this is translated from the coding sequence ATGAAAACGAAGATGTTGGTTTTGACGCTTCTGATTGCGAGCTTTTTATGTTCAGGCACCCTCGGTCGGGCCGAGGGGGAGCCGCCTGTTTCCGAAAGCGTGACGGTGCTCTCCTCCTTTTTTCAAACCAAGGCCAAAGAGATAGATGGTCTGCAACGGGAAGTGGATCAGTTGCAGCAGGAACTGGACAGGCAGGAGGCGGGATTCAAGACAGCCCTTGAAACCGCCCGCGCGCGCTTGCAGACCATTGAAGTCATGGCGCGCATGGTCAAGACGAATCCATACGACATGCGCGTGACCCTGGCCGAGGCCACGTATCTGCAATTGACCCTGGCCAAGGAGTCGCAGCCGCTTGAGGCTTTGGTCAAGGAGGTTCAGACCAAGGCGATCACTGTCGACACCCTGCAGGAGGATCTGGATCGCAAATGGGCGACCGGCCTCGACAAGGCCGTGCGCGATGATGTGCAGGCCATGCGCCGGAATGTCACCGCCGTGGATCGAAAAGTGACGGATTTGCAGGACCGGCTGGAAAAATTGCAGGCCCAGATGGCTGAAATTCAGGCCCGCGCCGATGAGTGGGTAAGCAACTTTCAGAACCAGCTTCCTCTCATCTGGAAGGCGGAATTTCTGGATGCCAAGGAATTCAGTCTGTTACCGGCAACAGGTGCCGACGTCCGCAAGGATCTCGAGGACTGGTTTTCAAATCTCAAGATTTTGTTCGTCAGCCAGTATTCCATCGTGTCGCAGGAGCGAGGGGATTGGATCGGAATGCTCGTGCTGTTTTGGCTGCCCTTCGTATTTGTCGGTTTTGCCGCTTACAGATTTCTGGAACGGGTGTTTCAGAATGCCTACGCCGGCGGACGTTTGACTTCAGCTTTCGGCATTCTCTGCCTGTCTCTGGCACTTTCGCTGCTTGCGGCGTTTCTGGCCGGGCAGGTCAAGCAGACATCCCTGCTTCTGGCCGCCACGCATGTGCTCATGCTGATGGGCGTGCAGGCCTTGGCCTGGGTTTTTCGCAACGTGCGCGGGAGGTTGGAGAAGAAGAGCCTGCAACCGCTACTGCCACTGGTCTTTCTGTCCATCAGCGTGGCGGTGCTGGATCTGTTGCGCCTGCCGCAATGGATGGAGCATCTCACCTGGGTGGGCCTTGTGGTTTTGAGCAGTCTTTTCTTTGGCATGATTCAGCCCGCGCTGCGCTACGAGCGTCTCATCCGCAGGGTGCATCCCTACGCAATGGCGATTCTGGTGGCCATGGCCGTGCTCGGCTGGGGCAATCTGGCCGTGCTGGCCAGCACGCTGTGGGGTGTCCTGGCCCTGGCCGTCCAACTGGGGATCGGGGCGTCGAGCGTGGTGCGGGTGGTATTCGAAAACCTCGACAAGAGCGGCTTTAAGGCCCTGGTGGCGGATTTGGCCGTGACCTTCCTGACGCTGCTGGTCTGGCTGGTCGTGGTGCTCGGTATCATGGCCTGGATCTCGATCAATCTTGGCACCAACGTTGTTTATGAAAAACTGTCGACACTGGAATTGAACTGGGGGGATTTCTCCTTCAATTTCCTGCGTCTTGGCGTTGTTCTCCTGCTTTTTCAGGTTGTCCGCTCCCTGGCCCTGGCCTGGAAAACGGTCCTGGACAGCGAGAATCTGCGCTGGAAAAACATCGATCACGGCGCGGCGGCGTCGCTCCAGCGCATCGGCATCTATTGCCTGTGGTTGCTTTTCGGTCTGGTCAGCGTGAACCTGCTCGGCATCAGCCTGACCAACTTCGCGGTCATCGCCGGTGGTCTTTCGGTGGGTATCGGTTTTGGCATGCAGACCATCATCAGCAACTTCATCAGCGGTCTCATTCTTCTCTTTGACCGCGCCATTCAGCCCGGCGACATCATCGAGGTCAACGGGATCTGGGCCAAGGTCATGAGCGTCAACATCCGCAACACCGAGGTCCAGACCTTCGAAAACGCCAAGATCTTTCTGCCCAATTCCACCCTCATCGCCAACCAGGTCACCAACTGGACGCATCGCAACGATGTGAAAATCAGGCGGGATGTGCTTGTGGGCGTGGCCTACGGATCTGATGTGCAGCTGGTCAAGAAGATCCTGGTGGAAACCGCCGGAGAACACCCTGCAGTCCTGGCGAGCCCCGAGCCATGGGTCATTTTCAACGACTTCGGGGCCAGTTCCCTGGATTTCATCCTGCGCTTCTGGGTGCGACACGTTGATTTTGGGCTTTCCGCATGCTCGGAGATTCGTGAGACTATCGAAGCCAAGTTTCGTGAACACAGAGTGGAGATTCCCTTCCCGCAGATGGATGTGCACATGCGTCCCGGTGACGGGACCATCGAGGTCAAATCCAAGGCTTGA
- a CDS encoding tRNA threonylcarbamoyladenosine dehydratase, translating into MMQFARTMQLIGEDGLARLQGGTVAVFGLGAVGSYVVEALARAGVGSLVLFDHDTVGLSNINRQLFALHSTVGRHKADVARERVLDINPDCRVEARVQFVDGDNVAGLMEPRFDMVVDAIDGVNSKVNLIVAAREAGLPVVVSMGAAAKLDPSKILAADISKSFMCPLAQIIRKRLRRRGVTTDVRCVFSTEAALNKNAPVIDEGLEQGVSGRPRAPIGSISYLTGMFGLYVASEVVRVLLGGFEPGKDAENTKGEE; encoded by the coding sequence ATGATGCAATTCGCCCGGACCATGCAGCTCATTGGCGAGGATGGCCTGGCCCGCCTGCAGGGGGGGACGGTGGCCGTGTTCGGGTTGGGGGCCGTGGGGTCCTATGTGGTGGAGGCTCTGGCTCGGGCCGGAGTGGGGAGCCTGGTTCTTTTTGACCACGATACCGTAGGGCTCTCCAACATCAATCGGCAACTTTTCGCCCTGCACTCGACCGTGGGCAGACACAAGGCGGATGTGGCTCGGGAACGGGTGCTGGACATCAACCCGGACTGTCGTGTCGAGGCCCGGGTGCAGTTCGTGGACGGAGACAACGTGGCCGGGCTCATGGAGCCGCGCTTCGATATGGTGGTGGACGCCATCGACGGCGTTAACTCCAAGGTCAACCTCATCGTGGCAGCACGCGAGGCAGGCCTGCCTGTCGTGGTCAGCATGGGCGCGGCGGCCAAGCTGGATCCCTCCAAGATCCTGGCTGCGGATATTTCAAAGTCCTTCATGTGCCCCCTGGCCCAGATCATCCGCAAGCGTCTGCGCCGCCGGGGCGTGACCACGGACGTGCGCTGCGTCTTCTCCACCGAGGCTGCGCTGAACAAGAACGCTCCGGTCATCGACGAGGGGCTTGAACAAGGCGTCAGCGGCCGTCCGCGCGCGCCAATCGGGTCCATTTCGTACCTGACGGGCATGTTCGGGCTCTACGTGGCCAGCGAGGTCGTGCGCGTCCTGCTCGGCGGATTCGAACCCGGTAAGGACGCTGAAAACACTAAGGGGGAAGAATGA
- a CDS encoding TatD family hydrolase, with product MANSFHVSDAPGLVDAHCHLQDGFLRHALEPALIRARAAGVRMMCCNGTHEGDWDYVLGLGRSHADICVSLGLHPWYVAERGPGWLARLEELVAGNPVGVGEIGLDNALEERNDAEQEEVFLAQMELAARYGRPVTVHCRKAFGRLADLVGGMQRRPPFMMLHAYAGSHEMVPVFEKLGFHISICASITRTANRKARTACTKVSPERLLVESDSPAIAPVGVDFERNEPAYLPMVVEVLAELRGERPEGVAAQTAANARAFFGCCESGGALT from the coding sequence ATGGCAAATTCATTTCATGTTTCAGATGCGCCCGGGCTGGTCGATGCCCACTGCCACCTGCAGGACGGCTTTTTGCGTCATGCCCTGGAACCGGCCCTGATCCGGGCCCGAGCAGCCGGGGTGCGCATGATGTGCTGCAACGGGACCCACGAGGGGGATTGGGATTATGTGCTGGGGCTTGGCCGCAGCCATGCCGATATCTGTGTGTCTTTGGGCCTGCACCCCTGGTACGTGGCCGAGCGTGGACCGGGCTGGCTTGCACGGCTTGAAGAACTGGTGGCGGGCAACCCTGTCGGCGTCGGCGAAATAGGGCTGGATAACGCCCTGGAGGAACGCAACGACGCCGAGCAGGAGGAAGTGTTTCTGGCCCAGATGGAACTGGCGGCGCGGTACGGACGGCCCGTGACGGTGCATTGCCGCAAGGCTTTTGGCCGGTTGGCGGATCTGGTCGGAGGGATGCAAAGACGGCCGCCCTTCATGATGCTGCACGCCTATGCCGGGTCGCATGAGATGGTTCCGGTTTTTGAGAAACTGGGCTTTCACATCTCCATTTGTGCTTCCATAACGAGGACGGCCAATCGCAAGGCGCGCACGGCGTGTACAAAAGTTTCACCCGAGCGGTTGCTGGTGGAGTCCGACAGTCCAGCCATCGCTCCGGTCGGAGTGGATTTTGAACGCAACGAACCTGCTTACCTGCCCATGGTGGTGGAGGTGCTGGCGGAGTTGCGGGGAGAGAGGCCGGAGGGGGTGGCGGCGCAGACGGCTGCCAATGCGAGGGCGTTTTTTGGGTGCTGTGAGAGTGGCGGCGCGTTGACGTAA
- a CDS encoding DUF3750 domain-containing protein, with product MRTRLALLCMMVLLFSCSPNQDWRTASREPAGIAPDPAQTPEAVLHVYGADAWGWRGWFAIHTWVAAKRTGEDSYTVYDVVGWRAYRGNPVVGIAKDAPDRHWYGAPPRLLVEHRGPGVDEMIDAVDRAARNYPWPTEYKAFPGPNSNTFVAWIGRQVPELGLNLPFSAIGSGYAASR from the coding sequence ATGAGGACTCGTCTGGCTCTGCTGTGCATGATGGTGTTGCTCTTTTCCTGTTCCCCTAACCAGGATTGGCGCACGGCCAGTCGCGAACCTGCCGGGATCGCCCCCGATCCGGCCCAGACTCCCGAGGCCGTGCTGCATGTTTACGGAGCCGACGCCTGGGGCTGGCGGGGCTGGTTCGCCATCCATACCTGGGTCGCGGCCAAACGCACAGGGGAAGATTCCTACACGGTGTACGATGTGGTCGGCTGGAGGGCGTACAGGGGCAACCCGGTCGTGGGCATTGCCAAGGACGCGCCCGACCGCCACTGGTACGGTGCCCCGCCCCGTTTGCTCGTGGAACACAGGGGGCCGGGCGTGGACGAGATGATCGACGCCGTGGACCGCGCCGCCAGAAATTACCCGTGGCCAACGGAATACAAGGCCTTCCCCGGCCCCAACAGCAACACCTTCGTGGCCTGGATCGGCAGACAAGTCCCGGAACTGGGCCTGAACCTGCCTTTTTCCGCCATAGGCAGCGGGTACGCTGCTTCCAGGTGA
- a CDS encoding L-2-amino-thiazoline-4-carboxylic acid hydrolase — translation MSMIAARTAQAVLAARIFTSLKANLDPSLAGKILTEAIQADAMAAGQAFAGQAPDGPNLKHFATVLERWREDNALVIEDVELSDDTLNFVVTNCAYARVYAEISLEPELGFMLSCARDEPFAHGYSPCLDMQRSETIMQGRPCCRFTFTWRK, via the coding sequence ATGAGCATGATCGCCGCCCGCACGGCCCAGGCCGTGCTTGCCGCCCGAATCTTCACTTCCCTGAAAGCAAATCTTGATCCATCGCTGGCCGGAAAAATTCTGACCGAAGCCATCCAGGCCGATGCCATGGCCGCCGGACAGGCATTTGCCGGTCAGGCTCCCGACGGGCCAAATCTGAAACACTTCGCAACCGTTCTTGAACGATGGCGGGAAGACAACGCTCTTGTCATCGAAGATGTGGAACTCAGCGACGACACTCTGAATTTTGTCGTCACGAACTGCGCCTACGCCCGCGTCTATGCGGAAATAAGCCTTGAGCCGGAACTGGGTTTCATGCTGTCCTGCGCCCGGGACGAACCCTTCGCCCATGGCTATAGCCCCTGCCTGGACATGCAGCGCTCCGAAACCATAATGCAAGGTCGGCCCTGCTGCAGATTCACCTTCACGTGGCGAAAATGA
- the wrbA gene encoding NAD(P)H:quinone oxidoreductase: MKMLIIYYSAYGHIRTMAEAAAAAAREIPGVEVTLRRVSETLSDDILGKMGALEAAKAQADVPVVTVEELAEADAVLFGTPTRFGNMTAQMRQFLDSTGGLWMKGALVGKPGGVFASSATQHGGQESTILSFHTYLLHQGMVVVGLPYAFQGQMRIDEITGGSPYGASTIAGGDGSRQPSENELEGVRFQARYLAEIGLKLKG; this comes from the coding sequence ATGAAAATGCTGATAATTTATTATTCGGCCTACGGGCATATCCGTACCATGGCAGAAGCAGCCGCTGCTGCGGCCCGTGAAATTCCGGGAGTAGAAGTGACCCTGCGCCGCGTGAGTGAAACGTTGAGCGATGACATCCTGGGCAAGATGGGCGCGCTGGAAGCGGCCAAGGCGCAGGCCGATGTGCCGGTAGTCACGGTCGAGGAATTGGCGGAAGCCGATGCCGTGCTGTTTGGCACTCCGACACGCTTTGGCAACATGACCGCCCAGATGAGGCAATTTCTGGACTCGACCGGTGGGCTGTGGATGAAGGGTGCCCTGGTCGGCAAGCCCGGCGGGGTATTCGCGTCCAGCGCGACCCAGCACGGCGGGCAGGAATCGACGATTCTGTCCTTTCACACCTATCTGCTGCATCAGGGCATGGTGGTGGTCGGTCTGCCCTATGCATTCCAGGGCCAGATGCGCATTGACGAGATCACCGGCGGTTCGCCCTACGGAGCCAGCACCATCGCCGGTGGCGACGGCTCCAGGCAGCCTTCGGAGAACGAGCTTGAGGGAGTACGCTTCCAGGCCAGATACCTGGCCGAAATCGGTTTGAAGCTCAAGGGCTGA